Proteins from a single region of Xenopus laevis strain J_2021 chromosome 9_10S, Xenopus_laevis_v10.1, whole genome shotgun sequence:
- the LOC121398884 gene encoding targeting protein for Xklp2-B-like isoform X2: protein MRPSDQRRKYSPGPETAFRDLYKCWSARRMSKKHRQKILIMHLEKETAQSIYSPCKKRKGSSTKDRHAPVIRGQPTSSHHGTTSPKPKAQLTMPSTPTVLNRRNILAKSKNSVEQELEKMQVLQKEMLESLKKNEHSMKVAISGADSLSGSMIQDGFELLAYPLELSLLRWTCNPPIFTGGFNTRRACLPLYSGL from the exons ACCAAGTGACCAACGCAGAAAATATTCCCCCGGACCAGAAACCGCTTTCAGAGACTTGTATAAATGCTG GTCTGCCAGGCGGATGTCTAAGAAACATCGGCAGAAGATCCTTATAATGCATCTGGAAAAAGAGACCGCACAATCTATATACTCACCATGCAAAAAACGAAAAGG ATCCAGTACTAAAGACAGACACGCTCCAGTAATCAGGGGCCAACCCACAAGCAGCCATCATGGCACCACCTCTCCAAAACCGAAAGCCCAACTGACCATGCCCTCAACTCCAACTGTACTGAA caggaggAACATTCTGGCGAAGTCTAAAAATTCAGTAGAACAAGAGCTTGAGAAAATGCAAGTGCTTCAGAAGGAAATGCTAGAGAGTCTCAAGAAAAATGAGCATTCCATGAAAGTTGCCATATCTGGAGCAG ataGCCTTTCTGGTTCCATGATTCAAGACGGCTTTGAGCTCCTTGCCTACCCACTAGAACTGTCCTTACTGCGCTGGACATGCAATCCTCCTATATTTACTGGTGGATTTAATACAAGGAGAGCCTGTCTTCCATTGTACAGTGGACTGTAG